The genomic region ctggctctttctaaaaacaggcaaaatgacacaaaatggctgcctacacaccaatattagatctaaaaaaaaaaaaatacactttttgggttaggtatgaaattttacatggtagattgaattatttgcagtgtaaacagtgtaatttagaaatacaaaccacaccataaaaatcatgacagaatccttttaatgcCAGTATTTTTTGTTTCAGGTCTCCTTTGCTCGTCCAAGTTCAGAAACCATCAAAGATGCAAATTTGTACATCAGCGGACTCCCAAGGACAATGACACAGAAAGATGTGGAAGATATGTTTTTACCATTTGGACACATTATCAATTCTCGAGTGCTGGTTGATCAAGCAACAGGTAATACCAATTTTACTGTGTAACCAGATGTATctctatttattttccctttgaatTTGATCCCTTtgatggaaatattaagaggtgaatgaatatattttattttacttgttcccCTAGTAAGATTATGTATGTAAGTATAACTTTATTTGGAAgatgctgttaaggagccgcagttccatacaatatatacaagtacacacagggaggacaagtcacacaataaatatacacagagctcatataaagacacaaagctTAAATGCTATGTGGTAGGAGACAGAGTTGAAaggagagcttacagtctaattggatgggtggctaacatacaggtgcAAATTGAagtgaaaaagtgcacaaggtgaAGGCATAGTTCAATACataccaggactagactaataTTCTAGTGCTCCAAATGGTAGACTCTTGGTTTTGTCTTGAAGAGATAGAGAGAGCACTTCTTACGGAGGATTTTAATGTCTTTCTTACTGTTTAAGCTTTGTTTTGAACTGTTGTGACCTGTTCTCAGGCTGGCTGTCCACAATCAACATTCTCacgtattgttattattatgttaaATATGCTACCAAGAAGCCAATAGATAAAACAACCCTAAACTGGATTGTGTTGAGAGATTTGTTTAgctcttttaaaggggtattgTACAGACTTTGCAGTGTCAAAATGCTAAAACATAGTCCTTAAAGCTTGTAGGTAAAATCAGGCACTTCGCTGCTCTCAAACCTGCATCTCAAACATGCGTGCTAGCCTGTTCTGATTCTCATGCTTTCCGCCACATGGAAGAGCATAAGTTAACATTGCTACGCTTTGCTATCTGTTTGTGCTCTTTAGAGACCAGAAACAAAACAGAACAACCTTTTTGTTATCATTTCAGGTTTGTCCCGGGGCGTTGCATTTATACGGTTTGATAAAAGATCAGAAGCTGAAGAGGCTATTGCCAGTTTTAATGGACACAAACCTCCTGGTTCTTCAGAGCCTATTACAGTAAAATTTGCTGCCAATCCAAATCAGAGCAAGAATATGGCCCTACTTTCACAGATTTGTCACTCCCCAGCTCGACGATTTGGAGGGCCTGTCCATCACCAGGCACAAAGGTTCAGGTAAAGTAACAATTGTGCTTTTAAAAGATAATTTGTTTTGCCACAATTGGTGTTTATCTTGATTAGTAagccttttattataaaatccctAAAAATCCGTTAAACATCTCCCCAGAATAACATACCATATTAGGTTTCTAAATTACAATTCACTTCAGCTCATTTAGCAATTTTCTTGTTTAGTGTAAAGCTctgcctccttttttttttcctttcttggcTTTTCTTTCTTCTACCATGAAAGGTGTCTACTGGGTATCCTCTGCTTCAGAAATCAGGCATGTGCAGCAGACGCCTTTTTGAGGCCTTCATAGTAGGAGACTAGGCTTCACACTAGACATGGAAGTCCCTAAAAGAACTGATGTTAAGCTGCTTGTAATTTAGAAACCAAATAAGACTCAAAGCAGGTGTGTTATTTTTGGCCGTGTTTGGAGTAATTTTTTAGATCttaaaaaggtttacttattctttaaacttTACCTAGCTACAGGAATAATGTATCAGAAATCCGCACTCCTCCAGCGACAAATCAATATCTCACAGTGCCTTTTATGCTTCTCAGGTCTGTTTATTGCTGAACATACAAAGAAGTGTGGCAATTGAATGAGCAATATTTACCAATACTTTGGCTGGAAAATAGGTGCTTAATTGCTAAATTGGGAGGGCAATTAAGCACCTATGTTAGTTAATAAAAACTACAATATTTCACTGGCACGGGTAGTCAGGAAAACGGAGGAATGAGTTGTAACTTTGGGCTATCCGTTTAATTATTTACATAGCAATTGGATCTATTCAGAATCCCACTTTTTAACtgtaaaagcagaaaataaaggtACTCCAAAATAAAGAAAGACTTTTCTTTTGGAGGGATGCACATCAGCCCTAAATGTGCTTGATTTGCTTTTCAATAAAGCATCTGTTTGAAATAGGTACATacattctctggaaaaaaaaagtatcaatttGCAgtgaaatacaaataataaatgcctgtgtttaaccctttccctgccagccgttttgtcctagatgcgaacatctactgccaagcagtttttagatattttgcactctttcactttaagggcctttcctggggtggtcttttagttaacgcaggaaaacaatatattgtttttttcaggacaacctgaactttcacaatatgcaagaattttggtgtaattccacttctgtaaaaaaaatattggattctaagtgtcaaataaaatgaaaaaaatcatatttcacgaagaacaatcacatatatcagaaacatcattcattttatgtacgagaacacagccgatttagaaaggtctatgtctcctaaacgcgacaataccaaatatatatagttttatggagatttctcacttgtatagctaaaaatctacaagcagtacacaaccaaatttccaaagcaacactccccaaacggcatactttagatttcaaggccaaacattccgctaacagtaggtttaccctagaaaactacccattactagaaagaacagattctggtgaatcaaaaatgggtagaaatatctttgtactccaaactaccaagttgcaattgtttcctaaagttataatgttttatagaaattggtgaattttttgaaaaatgacctcaaagctagcaacatatctcccacacatcattaggtatcaatgtaaaacaccccaaatataaaatcctgggtccactgaacagtttgatgcccaatatgaatagatgtacccaagcacgtggcatagggggccccaaaaggaagaccccccgtttgttctgtcatttcagatactgcaaaatcaacacatttacatagttttgggggcggcaaaggtagaaaaaagtacgttcaccccagaaaacaatatattttcggaaagtacacattcccctgaatccaaattgggtatgcatgtctttctacaccaaagtaccaagcggcaaaccattcctaaatctggtgattttggcgacatttccaaaaatcacctaaaaatttctaccctgcagcatcgtattacccacatacttttaggtatcaagagaaatcaccccaaatatgaaagcctagggtcctctgaacagtttgatgcccaatatgtataggtgtacccaagcaagtggcatatatgGGCCTGAAattgaagacccccatatggtctgtcatttcagatacttcaaaatcaacacatttacatcgttttgggggggggggcaaaagtagaaaacagtaagttcaccccagaaaaccatatattttcggaaaatacacattcccatgaatccaaattgggtatgcatgtctttctacaccaaagtaccaagccgcaaaccattcctaaatttagtgattttggtgacatttccaaaaatcacctcaaaatatctaccctgcagcatcgtattacccacatacttttaggtatcaagagaaatcaccccaaatattaaagcctagggtcctctgaacagtttgatgcccaatatgtataggtgtacccaagcacgtggcatataggggccctaaaatgaagacccccccttgtatgttctgtcatttcaggtactgcaaaattaacacatttacatcgttttggggggggcaacggtagaaaaaagtaagttcaccccagaaaaccatatattttcggaaagtacacattcccacggatctaaattgggtatgcatgtctttgtactccaaagcaccaagccacaaaccattcctaaatttagtgattttggtgacatatacaaaaatgacttcaaaatatctaccctgcagcatcgtattacccacatacttttaggtatcaagagaaatcaccccaaatatgaaagcctagggtcctctgaaccgtttgatgcccaatatgtataggtgtacccaagcacgtggcatataggggccccaaaaggaagacccccatatggtctgtcatttcaggtactgcaaaatcaacacatatacatagttttggggggagcaaaggtagaaaaaagtacattcaccccagaaaaccatatattttcggaaagtacacattcccgcgaatccaaattgggtatgcatgtccttgtactccaaagtaccaagccgcaagcctttcctaaatttggcgataaaagcaacagtttttacatttttgaaaattgcctaaaaatattgcaattggccgcatttatctcacccaatttctttgggtacatacaattctaaaacaccataaatactgatgccaagggtcaactgaaccgtttgatgcccaatatgcattgatataccaaggcagctggcatgtgcggaccccaaatgaaaatagtgcatatgatttttctccgctgccgattcaccttctgtgaacatagacccttgacttcatattatgtgcctcaagaccctcctaacagcaaagacccccccaaaaccatatatttttggaaagtacacattctgacgaatccaaaaaagataaagacgtctttctacaccaaactgcaaagcttttctaaacgcagaggtttttacatcatttctgaaaatcgcctaaaattgttgcagtttgccgcatttatcgcacacaatgttttacgtataaagaaaaatcaccctaaatatggacgtcagaggtctactaaatagtttgatgcccaatatgcatagatttaccaaagaatgtggcgtgtacggaccccaaatgaaaaacatgcctataaattttcacgctagccaactaagctgcagaaaagagagccccaactgtgcgttatgtgccataagaccccaaaactgtaaaaagacccccagaaacccatatatttttggaaagcatatattctggcgaatcaaactaagtaaaataaatctttctataccaaagcaccaaacagcaaaactatactaaagatacataaggaacaataatgcatggataaaattgcaataaaaccacaaaaatagcgtaaatcaatgaaataacaaaataattgatccgacagcgtaattagtggccgaaatcgattatccaatagtcacgctgtcaaaataacatgcttttaggcaaaacaaacagtacaatgaataagtaaaaaaaacaaaaaaaaacacctgtttgtgagtttttgtgtatacatatttgtgcactaataaaagttgtcttgAGTGTGCAagtacatgtaattaagtgtaaataagtgtacaaaatcgaccaagtgtgctaaaataaaaaaataaaaaatacaaatttttactaaaatgtttatgtaagtgtataaatgtactgtaggtatgtgtaagtgcaggtaagtgtgtaaaaaaaaaaaaagtgcacttaccgtttttgtagcaggaggatcgctggaaccgaaggaggactcctggcagcgtgtctgcagagttactgcgcagcaggaagtgagtgggcggttgggcgacgaggaggaggtaagccagcagcagcagcgcttacattgcgcttctgctactttgaagtcggatctgcgacaatcgcgtcgcagatccgacttgacagccccccagccacgttgcccagggggctgtctaccctcctgactctctgcagaggcggcaaaagccgccgatgcagagagaagggctcagctgcaataaacgtacgaggtacgttcttggcagcctgagccctgaaccgccagcacgtacgccgtacgtgcttggcggttaaagggttaaggcTAATAGCAGAAACACAAATCAAATGAGGGGACTCCTAACAGCAAAAAGAGTTATGCAAGAGGTGCTGATTACGCAGGGATACCACCAACAAGTAACTGAAAAGCTCAATATAACATAGAATGGGTGTGCATACTCTAATATAACATACAAACAAAAGGTGTTATAAAGTAAATTtcttttatatagatataaaaaaatgtacaacagGTAGATCAATATCTTGTACAAGACAATTTATACACAATGATACTACAAGTATATACATGCCACCAACTTTGTAAGTTCAAGGCGAAAAATGAAGATAAACCACAAGAAGCGGATACACTTTGCCAAAGGATgacaataccccaacgttttggcACACTAGCCTTTGCCTGCACACACAAACGAATGGTGATGATGCAGGCGCGCATTAAGCAAGGTTAACGCAGGGTTATATTGCCGCGTCATGACGCTGGATTTGATATCCAGGGAAATGACATGGGCACGAACGCGGAAGTGCAGGGAGGGTGCGAAAACTGCGCTAATTGATAGAAATTGAACAGGGTATTTATACCTAACACAAACAGGTTGCACATCAGAatcccccttgacaaaggctagtgTGCCGAAATGTTGGGGTACTCTCATACTTGTTAGTATCATTGTGTATAAATTGTCTTGTATAAGATATTGTTCTACctgttgtacatttttttatatctatataaaatttACTTTATACCACCTTTTGTTTGTATGTTATTTAGAGTGTGCGAACCCATTCTTcgttatatttattttaaggctaatggcacacagggtatTCCCAGTCTGTGGGagtcaaaacacttttttttctctgttccaCCACAGGGGAGCACAGAACGAAATGCAGGCTGTTCTTATAGTGTATGTTGCTTTCCACATCTGTTCGGTGCTTGTATGCGCCCATGTAAATAAGTAcatcactataaaaaaacaagCTGCGTTTTGCCCTGCGTTCCACTGCAGGAGAGTGCAGAACAAAACTCCTATCTGTATTTTTCCCCCTGTGATTCAATTAACTTtttgctaaaaatcatgaatttgaataatgcttttaaaaaactgaaacgCTTGCAAGGTCATGGCAGCTGTCAtggcaaaatgtaaactattcaTTTATAATCTTTTATGTAATGCagacataaaaaaagaaagattctGGATATTCATATTCTTTCacagttttgtttattttttttaattaggtaaCTTTTGCGTTTTTAAAATGTCATggttattcaaaatattaaaatacatattttaataaataggcctccacaaatCACTGCATTTATCCCTACATTAACTGCATTCACTTATGGGTTTTCAAGTAAAGATCACCTGACATGAGTGCGGGTGTAGATAATTACTATAGGATATTCCTGTTTTCTCCTTAGGACTGGAGATTctttaattacaaataaataccaCTTGAATGTGATCTTTAATGAATTAACTTATGGTAaatgtttgtttaataaacaTGTAAATCATCTTAAGTACATAGCAGAAATATTTTCCCTacgaattaacttttagtaatatCATGGCAAATAACACAttgtgtgaccacaaaatatctatttttttttatacataggtacattaaataaacatatatgcaattgtttttctaaaaagaTTAAGAGATCTATTTACTCGCTCTAAATATTGGGGCGCACTATAGTGTCTGCTTACGTTTAACAAGTTCTGGAATCCGGTTTATATGCATTTGCTTATGTCAATATCAGACAACTTTCATGTTAGACCAATAATTTTACTTTGGCTAACAAAACTTTTCAGATGCATTTTGGTTCTCGGACTATTTAATTACAATTTATACTGTAGAATCCTTTCCAGATATTTACATTAATAGGTACATGTGTATCCACGTTATTCCGTAgtagcaaaatgcattgtaatGATAAATTGTATTTAGTTTTATTTGTCACTCATTTGatgaaattagaaggattttcTTTCCTTTGTAAACTTCATCAGAGCACCATGAATATAACGTGCACTGTAATCATAACTGCTTTAGCTTCATTGTCACCCATTTAATGAAATCAGGGAGAGGTAATTCTTAAGAAAAAGTAAAACCTAAAACttaatatggttagaaatgcctTATTTATTCAATTATATATTGAACCAGATTACTAGTAATGATCCAGTCTAATAATGATCAAAGTTGTCACTTGGGTGGGGATGAGGAATCTGGATCCAAGTCAATTTTTGTagacttttacatttttgtattacaAAACAAAACCTCTTAATATAAATTGTACACTGCAATGCTTTATTTCACCTTAAAGGCAAGTTCCTAGTAACTACAAAACTAGTAAAATAGGCTgtggaataaaaaaactaaatgttttcaatatagttagccagaaatgtattgtataaaggccgAAGCAAGTGGATGTCTAtggtaatagccagaacactacttcctcctttgcagctttcaaacctACCTGGACAGtcagtaaccagtcagtgacaGGGTAGGGGGGGGGGTCATATGGGACAGAACTATTCAAttggtttgcttttgaatttgacctGCATGCCAACTGAACAGTTGTGTCCCTTGtagcccccttcaagtcactgactaacaggTAAGAGAGTTGCAAAAGATgtagttgtgttctggctattatgttggagCCTTGATAgattactaactatattagaatttctttctacattttgcacaacctatttacccagtataATTTTTACACAGAAATGTTTAAGTTCTGAAATGTATAGATGTACAAATTTGATCTTTATATGCTTTATCAACCATTTTTCTTCTGTTCTAAATTGACAGGTTTTCTCCGATGGGTGTAGATCACATGAGCAGCATATCTAGTGTAAATGTTGCAAGCAGTGCATCTTCTGGTTGGTGCATCTTTATCTACAATCTTGGCCAAGATGCAGACGAAGGAATCCTTTGGCAAATGTTTGGCCCTTTTGGAGCAGTCACTAATGTCAAGGTTATTCGTGATTTTAACACCAACAAATGTAAAGGTTTTGGTTTTGTGACCATGACAAACTATGAAGAAGCAGCAATGGCTATCGCAAGTCTTAATGGCTACCGTCTAGGGGACAAAACCTTACAAGTTTCCTTCAAAACCAGCAAGTCCCACAAATAACTTGCTCTTAAAATTTTGTATGTAATAGAGAAATTACAATCTGCTAAATTGGGGGGAGGGGAATacaatttttgtcatttttgttcGTGTACTCATTGCGCCAATTTTCAAGTGTGTTTTGTCTTatcaaaatgacattttttttatactctgGGGATGCAACTTACATGTTCAAATGTTTGAGAAACCCCTCGTGTTAGACCAATTTTAAGTTCATTAAGTTATTTACTTtaagtatacaaataaaatatggatAGTTTTGACTAAAATATGCCCTTCAGATTGTGGTAAATTGAAGCATGCTTGAACCttgaagatgttttaaaaaattcttgCTCTGCGGGTTGTTCTTTGTTCCAGACAATGgattttttcctttaatacaagTACTATTTCCATGGTTTACCCCTTCCTATAGACTTTGAAAGTTTATAAAATTGAGTTTAGTACTTGCTTGCAATTACCCGAGCCAACAGAGATCCTTTTAGGCTTCATAAAGTTAAGATCATTAGTAGCACCATGTCTGTTTATTATACGTGCAATCCCATTTAAGACATGACTAATGACTGTGATTTGTCTTAAGTAGACAAGTACCCTTTGtctttcctttaagaaaatacatttatgttttggTTTTTAATGAAGGCTTATGTTGGCATGTGTGGAAACATGACTGCTTAGACTCTACCGTGCCCATATTTTGTTAGTTGTTGGGATTGTAAATACCAATTAAGTCCAAAGTAAAAACACCTTCTGCCTGCTTCCCTCTCCCCCATCTCATCCTTGTTCTCCTGTTGTAAATGAGAACCATgtataaaggagaacaaaagatGAGATCtccataaaacataatttaaactgtaaatattatatatcagAATTGGTTTAATCTGACTGAATACGTTTCATTTATTCTATTGGTCCTTTTATGGGACCCTAtttctaagagagagagagattaactttgcggagtgttttttttttttccagtccaAAATTATTCTCCAATCTTTTAATCAGCCCATAGAATGATAGGGATGGACCAAAAAGTTCATAACACAAACTATTCCAATATTATTTATAAGTCCAAAGAAAACCTTCATGTAGCCTTTCTTGATTGATATTATGTGGCAAATAATGCTTACCTTGTGCACTCTTGTTGTGGTGCATCATAAATTAATTTAGATAATCGTCCAGTTATTATATAAAGTATCATTTGGATTAATATAGATTCCTTGTTCGTACTCCTTAAACATTTGAGCATTGTTTAGTTCTTGTTTTCTCTTTGCATCCCGTTATGACTTAGTTTTCGTTTTCTGCTttatagtttttcctttttttttttttttaacgttaacAGCAGAAcctatttcaaattaaatattaacagTTTGATTCCTAGTTTAAAAAATATCTAACACTCTTCCCAAGTACCAGTTTTGTTCCTGttgattttgtttcttttgtttttttgttttacttttgcatttatcattaaatttgattttgttttgctcaacttttgtttttgttttggttcttttgttttgttttgtttgtttttttttcatttaaataatttggTACCTAGCGCATTTCAGTTCATTCCTTTATTATTAGGTTACATACACATATTCAAATATCTAGCTAAAAAAGGTCTTAACATTTTAATGATAAGGAGTTTGTGCTTTTGGAATAAATGggatttctttttacatttaattctgaTTGTTTTTCCCTTGAACATTCTAGTAGCAACACCAGAAACACATAAAAGTTTAGATGTCAGCATTTTTAGTGACTAGTGGAAGAATCAGAAACTGGAGACTCCTTGCATGAAGTCTGGGCCCCTGAATACCCTGTAGTTATGCATTgttgattaacttttttttattaggctgAAAGGCAACATGGAGAAACTGTCATTCAGATTACTATCTGATACCTAGGCTCTGTGACCTTGGTAACTATATAAGGGTTAATaatcaagacaaaaaaaaaaagactacaggTACAAGTATGGGTTCGATCgtctgaaatgcttgggacctggaaatTTCCTCTgcacctgaagtctactaaaaaacagtTTAAAGTGAAATAGCCACGAGGATGCATTTTGCCTTGAATATGTAGTTAATAtgcagttttattataacagtgaaacaggaagtcattttaaaacagtatttgcttaaaatggattcttcCTGTAATTA from Xenopus laevis strain J_2021 chromosome 1S, Xenopus_laevis_v10.1, whole genome shotgun sequence harbors:
- the elavl1.S gene encoding ELAV-like protein 1-B isoform X1; amino-acid sequence: MMSNGYEDHMDDVCRDDIGRTNLIVNYLPQNMTQDELRSLFSSIGEVESAKLIRDKVAGHSLGYGFVNYLNAKDAERAINTLNGLRLQSKTIKVSFARPSSETIKDANLYISGLPRTMTQKDVEDMFLPFGHIINSRVLVDQATGLSRGVAFIRFDKRSEAEEAIASFNGHKPPGSSEPITVKFAANPNQSKNMALLSQICHSPARRFGGPVHHQAQRFRFSPMGVDHMSSISSVNVASSASSGWCIFIYNLGQDADEGILWQMFGPFGAVTNVKVIRDFNTNKCKGFGFVTMTNYEEAAMAIASLNGYRLGDKTLQVSFKTSKSHK
- the elavl1.S gene encoding ELAV-like protein 1-B, whose product is MSNGYEDHMDDVCRDDIGRTNLIVNYLPQNMTQDELRSLFSSIGEVESAKLIRDKVAGHSLGYGFVNYLNAKDAERAINTLNGLRLQSKTIKVSFARPSSETIKDANLYISGLPRTMTQKDVEDMFLPFGHIINSRVLVDQATGLSRGVAFIRFDKRSEAEEAIASFNGHKPPGSSEPITVKFAANPNQSKNMALLSQICHSPARRFGGPVHHQAQRFRFSPMGVDHMSSISSVNVASSASSGWCIFIYNLGQDADEGILWQMFGPFGAVTNVKVIRDFNTNKCKGFGFVTMTNYEEAAMAIASLNGYRLGDKTLQVSFKTSKSHK